One part of the Haliotis asinina isolate JCU_RB_2024 chromosome 2, JCU_Hal_asi_v2, whole genome shotgun sequence genome encodes these proteins:
- the LOC137272461 gene encoding fatty acid-binding protein type 2-like, whose product MEKFNGKWELVPELYENMDAFSEKMGVPQEQKDMIKNLVMISTLKLEGNKLHLVIEYKGQPIKQELCFTEGEPLDYKGFDGSEMTTEYTRKGDRLYEKHKAVTKGITREWTVERYIEGDMQVAISRKDDVSMTYKMKRV is encoded by the exons ATGGAGAAGTTTAATGGAAAATGGGAATTGGTGCCAGAATTGTATGAGAATATGGATGCATTTTCAGAGAAAATGG GGGTTCCGCAGGAGCAAAAGGACATGATAAAGAACCTTGTAATGATTTCAACATTGAAATTGGAAGGAAACAAACTACACCTAGTCATAGAATACAAAGGTCAACCAATCAAACAGGAACTCTGCTTCACAGAAGGAGAACCATTGGACTATAAAGGATTCGATGGTTCGGAAATGACG ACCGAGTACACGAGGAAGGGCGACAGACTTTACGAGAAACACAAAGCTGTGACGAAAGGAATCACAAGAGAATGGACTGTGGAACGATATATTGAGGGTGACATGCAGGTCGCG ATATCAAGAAAGGACGACGTGTCAATGACGTACAAGATGAAGAGAGTATAG
- the LOC137272463 gene encoding fatty acid-binding protein-like, with the protein MEKFLGKWQLQSKLTENFDAFADKMEIEPEKREIYRNMETVYTFSMDGKTLVAGMEVKGFKEEVRFELGVPVSYKTFDGANMTSCITMKDGRFFETHKMEREGKTREWTTERYIEGDFMVGVQTKDGVSLKSKLKKL; encoded by the exons ATGGAGAAGTTTCTCGGAAAATGGCAGCTGCAGTCAAAGTTGACAGAAAACTTTGATGCTTTTGCGGACAAGATGG AGATAGAGCCCGAAAAGAGAGAGATATACAGAAATATGGAAACAGTGTACACATTTTCCATGGATGGCAAAACATTGGTTGCTGGTATGGAGGTGAAAGGGTTTAAAGAAGAAGTCAGGTTCGAGCTCGGTGTCCCTGTGTCTTACAAAACCTTTGACGGCGCGAATATGACG AGCTGTATAACTATGAAGGACGGTCGCTTCTTTGAGACTCACAAGATGGAGAGAGAGGGGAAAACGCGAGAGTGGACCACTGAGAGATACATCGAGGGGGACTTCATGGTTGGG GTGCAGACAAAAGATGGCGTGTCCCTGAAGAGCAAGCTGAAGAAACTTTAA
- the LOC137273566 gene encoding ELAV-like protein 1-B, which produces MDFEGCSQDYSDNVVDSKTNLIINYLPQTLTDEEFRSMFLSIGPIKMAKIVRDKKTGYSYGFGFVDYDNENDAERAITTLNGLQMQHKRIKVAYSRKGDSGETVKGANLYIRSIPLYWGENELNNYFNPYGDIVQSRVLVDLNTGISKRVGFVLYSKRSEAETAIEYLNGKAPPDSPDNLLIKFADDSSKKVKAPPMPPPPPPFHGMGFKPRFNSPGPMRNQRNRPHFNPMGSQNGNGSNYSGGQHSQYHGQGLDEVQEGHVLFVYNIGTDADDRVLWELFGPCGTVSKVTVMMDQAKGVSKGFGFVTMPNYQEAEYAIRARNGMWYNGKQLQVSFKK; this is translated from the coding sequence ATGGATTTCGAAGGATGTTCTCAGGACTACTCAGACAATGTGGTGGATTCCAAAACCAACCTGATCATCAACTATCTCCCCCAAACCCTCACAGATGAGGAGTTCAGGTCAATGTTCCTCAGTATTGGGCCAATCAAGATGGCCAAGATAGTCCGAGACAAGAAGACTGGGTACAGCTATGGTTTCGGGTTTGTTGACTATGATAATGAGAATGATGCAGAACGAGCCATCACAACCTTGAATGGTCTTCAGATGCAGCACAAGAGGATAAAAGTGGCGTATTCACGGAAGGGAGACTCTGGAGAAACGGTAAAGGGAGCTAACTTGTACATTCGTAGCATTCCCTTATACTGGGGTGAGAACGAACTGAACAACTATTTCAACCCTTATGGTGACATTGTACAAAGTCGAGTTCTTGTAGATTTGAACACAGGAATCTCAAAAAGGGTTGGCTTTGTCCTCTACAGCAAGAGGTCAGAAGCAGAAACTGCCATTGAGTACCTGAATGGTAAGGCCCCACCTGATTCACCAGACAACCTGTTGATCAAGTTCGCAGATGATAGTTCCAAGAAGGTCAAGGCCCCACCAATGCCGCCACCTCCTCCACCATTCCATGGGATGGGCTTCAAACCCCGCTTCAACTCACCAGGACCCATGAGGAACCAGAGAAACCGACCCCACTTCAACCCAATGGGCAGTCAGAATGGTAATGGTAGCAACTACAGTGGTGGACAACATTCACAGTACCATGGTCAAGGTTTAGATGAAGTACAAGAAGGacatgttctgtttgtttacAACATAGGCACTGATGCCGATGATCGTGTTCTGTGGGAGCTGTTCGGCCCATGTGGCACGGTCAGCAAGGTCACGGTCATGATGGATCAGGCTAAAGGTGTAAGTAAAGGCTTTGGCTTTGTCACCATGCCGAATTACCAGGAGGCAGAATATGCCATAAGGGCCCGTAATGGTATGTGGTATAATGGCAAGCAGTTGCAGGTTTCCTTCAAAAAATAA